CGCGCGCGGGGGCTGCCGCCTGCGCAAGGCCACCGCCCTTGATGGCGGACAGGTGGCGGCGCACCACGTTCATGTCGCGTATGCTGGCACCGCTGTGGAGCAGGACGTGGCTGACAGCACGGATGTCCTCCAGCACCAGGCCCGGCTTCGGCAGTTCCAGCAGCGCCGAGCCACCACCGGAAATCAGTGCGATGACCAGGTCATCCGGCCCCAGTCCGGTCACCGCCGCCATCATGGCGCGTCCTGCCGCCTCGCTGCGGCTGTCCGGCACGGGGTGGCTGGCCTCCAGCACGCGGATGCGCCGCGTGGGGGTCGAGTGGCCATCGCGCGTGACCACGCAGCCCGAAAGGGCAACGTCCGGCCACGCCTGCTCCAGCGCCGCCGCCATGGAAGCGGCCGCCTTGCCCGCGCCCACCACCACGCATCTGCCCTGTGGCGGCGGTGGCAGGTAACGGGCCAGCACCATTTCGGGCATGGCGCTGTGAATGGCGGCATCCAGGATGCGGCGCAGCACCGTGCGGGCACGCCCGTCCGTCCAGCCCGTTGTGGTCAGACCCGGTGCGGATGCCGGGCGGGAAAGGGTCTGCTCATTCATCGGGGTCTGTGCGTCCTGTCATGTGAACTGGCGGGGCAGGGTGCCATCACGGGGTATAACGTATGGTGGACGCGCGAGATGCACGAATATGCCCGCACGCCTGCCATGGCGCTCCCGCACGGGGTGGGCGTTGTGTCACAATTGTCACGTCTGTGTCAGGATACGGGCAGTTGGGCGAACTGTGGCCGTCGTACACGCTAAATTGGGGGCAGCCTGTCTGGATTGGTGCCAAGGATGGTGATACGCGCCAGATGGCCTGCGTTGCATGCGCGGGCGCCACAGCAGAAAGGACAAGGGCATGGAGAACTGTGTGCTGGACGCGCGTCCCGTCACCTCCCCGTACCCTCCCCGCGGCACGGTGCAGCCTTACATGATCTTTCCCCGTCCCGAATGGGCGGCATTGCGCGCGAACGTGCCGCAATCGCTGGGGGAGGGCGATATCGCGTCGCTGCGCGGGCATAACGAGCCGGTCTCGCTGGAGGACATAAGCGAGATCTACCTGCCGCTGTCGCGCCTGCTCAACCTGCATGTCATGGCGACCCGTGGCCTGAACAACATGGTCAAGAGCGCCTTCATGGGCGCACCCGCCGTGACCACGCCATTCGTGATCGGTATCGCGGGCAGCGTGGGGGTGGGCAAGAGCACTTTCGCGCGCCTGCTGCAGGCCGTCCTGTCGCGCTGGCCGGATCACCCCAATGTGGCGCTGGTCACCACCGATGGCTTCCTGCACTCCACGCGGGAACTGGAGGCGCGCAGGCTCATGCACCGCAAGGGCTTCCCCGAAAGTTATGACCTGCGGCAGATGATCGCGTTCCTCGGCGCGCTCAAGGCGGGGGAGCGCAACCTGAAGGTGCCGGTCTATTCGCATGAGGCCTACGATATCGTGCCCGGCCGCTACCAGGTGATCGACCAGCCCGATATCCTGATCTTCGAGGGGCTGAACGTGCTGCAGACAGTGTCCGAGCAGCCGTTCATGGCATCCGACTTCTTTGATTTCTCGATCTATCTCGATGCCGACACCCGGGTGATCGAGGACTGGTATGTCAGGCGCTTCCTGTCGCTGCAGCAGACAGCCTTCCGCAAGCCGACATCCTATTTCCACCATTATGCCGAACTTTCGGTGACCGAAGCCGAGCACAGGGCACGGGATATCTGGCGGCGGATCAACCTGCCCAACCTGCAGCAGAACATCCTGCCCACGCGTGAGCGTGCGCGCGTGATCATGCATAAAAGCCCGAGCCACGCGGTCGATACGGTGTGGATGCGCCAGATCTGAACATGCCGCGGATGGCGATGCATTCCTGAACGCGCCGCGCTGCGTCCCGTGCCCGGACCCCGCAGGGCCGTGCAGGTTTTTCCCCTGCAATCCGCTCATTCACCACGGACCGGCACCACAGGGCCGGATCACGCCCGTTTTGTGCACGGTGCACGATTGCGGCGTGGATGAACGATGACCATGAAAAAAGCGGCCCGGATGGTTCCGGGCCGCTCTGGCAGGGCATGGATGCCCGTGGCTTCATGCGTTCAGGTAGACGGTCTTGGTATCGACATAGGCTTCAAGCCCGTACTGGCCGTCCTCGCCGCCAATGCCGCTATCGCCATAACCGTGGTGGAAGCCCTGGGCGGCCTCGCCCCCTTCGCGGTTGACGTAGATTTCGCCGAAGTTGAGTTCGTTGGTCATCCGCATGATGTTCTTCAGGTTCTGCGTGAACATGTAGGCGGACAGGCCATAGCGGGAATTGTTGGCCTGTGCGATGGCGTCATCAAAGTCCCTGACCCGGATCAGCGACAGCACGGGGCCGAACACCTCGTTCTGCACGATGTCCATGCTGCTGTTCACTCCGGTCAGCAGCGTGGGGGCGTAGAAGTTGCCCCTGTCATACGCACCACCGGTCAGGCGCTTGCCACCCAGTTCCACACTGGCGCCCTGCTCGACCGCCTTGCGGACCATGTCATCCACTTTTTTCAGCTCGTCGGCGCTGATCTTGGGGCCCATGTCAGTGTTTTCATCCAGCGGGTTGCCGGTTTTCAGTGCTTCGATCCTGGTGCGCAGGCGCCTGAGGAATTCATCATATATGGCGGTATGCACATAGGTGCGCTCGTTGGCGGTGCAGACCTGGCCGCAGTTCATGAAGCGCGCGGCCACGGCGG
This portion of the Komagataeibacter sp. FNDCF1 genome encodes:
- the coaA gene encoding type I pantothenate kinase, with the protein product MENCVLDARPVTSPYPPRGTVQPYMIFPRPEWAALRANVPQSLGEGDIASLRGHNEPVSLEDISEIYLPLSRLLNLHVMATRGLNNMVKSAFMGAPAVTTPFVIGIAGSVGVGKSTFARLLQAVLSRWPDHPNVALVTTDGFLHSTRELEARRLMHRKGFPESYDLRQMIAFLGALKAGERNLKVPVYSHEAYDIVPGRYQVIDQPDILIFEGLNVLQTVSEQPFMASDFFDFSIYLDADTRVIEDWYVRRFLSLQQTAFRKPTSYFHHYAELSVTEAEHRARDIWRRINLPNLQQNILPTRERARVIMHKSPSHAVDTVWMRQI